A section of the Pseudorasbora parva isolate DD20220531a chromosome 2, ASM2467924v1, whole genome shotgun sequence genome encodes:
- the LOC137047401 gene encoding uncharacterized protein, which translates to MPFLHAPKEAVLPQLRGMENRLHKNPEQSVAYQEEIVRLQQAGYITKLTPEQVGHSKESWYIPHHLVEHNGKKRVVFNCSFTYQGQNLNEYLLPGPPLSPSLLSVLLRFREHSIAVSSDIRGMFHQVLLLPEDKPLLRFIWRNLQKDKAPEVYEWQVLPFGTTCSPCCATFALQKLALDHSESEDTQFSVEKSFYVDNCLQSFATSETAKDLVDRLRNLLSLGGFDLRQWASNDPSVISHLPADARSQSSIQWLSEGHQDAQESTLGLHWHCSSDTLSYKQRRTDHPLPTMRSIYHILASQYDPIGYIVPFTTRAKVIVQRLWDKKREWDDPRLPEELLNSWNTWENELDSLQQIGLQRCYCSKELDNPTSIRQIHIFCDASEQAYGSVAYLRTENTEGRVEVAFVAARSRVAPKKQQTIPRLELCAALTGAQLAKVLKTELTLPIHSVTLWSDSTTVLTWLLSHSCRFKVFVGTRVTEIQDLTESDNWRYVPSKENPADDITKGKSLGDIGQESRWYKGPKFLRQTTEHWPEMPPFTTLDQDNELRKPIFCGLSISSPSTPDPQKYHTLTELLKAYIRHVNGAATDIPTAEDYKEAELAVLRQSQSDSFPEELSYLREGKALPKTSRLLCLAPEFDKDTNLIRVGGRFRQISQLEEDTIHPIVLDSCHPITKLIIKDHDDRLHHPGPDRVFAELRRRYWVIRGRAAVRNHQRQCSECQRWRGQPHPPRMADLPPARLRIHQPVFYSTGVDCFGPYTIKVGRRNEKRWGIIFKCMTSRAVHIDILTSMDTDSFLMALRRFISRRGKPFELLADQGTNFKGGERELKESFIALYPELQAQLASHQIKVIFNPPSAPHFGGCWEREIRSLKAALHVTIGSQTVTEEVLRTVFIEIEGILNSKPIGYTSSDIADPDPVTPNILLMGRRDASLPQVVYQDSELLSRKRWRHSQLLADHFWRHFIRHYLPNLQIRQKWKTEETDLQVGDIVMIVDQQLPRALWPVGRIVQVFPGVDKRVRSVEIQVKDKTYTRPVAKIITLPPLPD; encoded by the coding sequence ATGCCATTTCTACATGCACCCAAAGAAGCTGTCCTGCCACAATTAAGGGGAATGGAAAATCGGCTTCACAAGAATCCTGAGCAGTCAGTAGCCTACCAAGAAGAGATTGTCAGGTTACAGCAAGCTGGCTATATCACCAAACTCACTCCTGAACAGGTGGGCCATTCCAAGGAAAGCTGGTACATTCCACATCATCTGGTGGAGCATaatggaaagaaaagggttgtcTTCAACTGCTCTTTTACTTACCAAGGTCAGAACCTGAACGAGTACTTGCTCCCAGGTCCACCACTCAGCCCTTCTCTTCTGTCAGTTCTTCTGCGATTTCGAGAACATTCTATCGCAGTTAGTAGTGACATTCGTGGGATGTTCCACCAGGTACTCCTTTTGCCTGAAGACAAACCACTACTGAGATTCATTTGGAGAAATCTTCAGAAAGACAAGGCACCCGAGGTGTATGAATGGCAAGTACTTCCGTTTGGAACAACGTGTAGTCCTTGCTGTGCGACATTTGCTTTACAGAAGCTGGCCTTGGATCACAGTGAGTCTGAAGACACCCAGTTCTCAGTAGAGAAATCTTTCTACGTTGACAACTGCCTCCAGAGCTTTGCCACAAGTGAGACAGCAAAAGATCTCGTTGACAGACTCCGCAACCTCTTAAGTTTAGGAGGCTTCGACCTAAGACAGTGGGCGAGCAATGATCCATCAGTCATCAGCCACCTGCCAGCTGATGCTCGATCTCAAAGCAGCATCCAGTGGCTCAGCGAAGGTCATCAAGATGCACAGGAGTCAACTCTTGGGTTGCATTGGCATTGCTCATCAGATACCCTCTCCTATAAGCAACGTCGGACAGACCACCCACTTCCAACTATGCGAAGCATATACCATATTCTCGCTAGTCAGTATGACCCCATTGGCTATATTGTGCCATTCACAACACGGGCCAAGGTAATTGTACAGAGGTTATGGGACAAGAAACGAGAGTGGGATGATCCCCGACTGCCTGAGGAACTGCTGAACTCGTGGAACACTTGGGAGAATGAACTGGATAGTTTGCAGCAAATTGGTTTGCAGAGGTGTTACTGCAGTAAGGAACTGGATAACCCTACCAGCATTAGACAGATCCACATTTTCTGCGATGCTTCAGAGCAAGCCTACGGTTCTGTGGCGTATTTACGCACTGAAAACACTGAAGGTAGAGTGGAGGTGGCCTTTGTAGCTGCTAGATCTCGAGTAGCCCCGAAAAAACAGCAAACAATACCACGTTTGGAGTTGTGTGCCGCACTCACAGGTGCACAACTCGCGAAAGTTCTGAAGACAGAGCTGACTTTACCCATCCACAGTGTAACTCTGTGGTCTGACTCCACAACTGTTCTTACCTGGCTGCTATCACACTCCTGTCGTTTCAAGGTGTTTGTGGGGACCAGAGTGACAGAAATCCAGGATCTTACGGAGTCTGATAACTGGAGGTATGTGCCATCAAAGGAGAACCCTGCAGATGACATCACCAAGGGAAAATCCCTCGGTGACATAGGCCAGGAAAGCAGATGGTATAAAGGGCCAAAATTTCTCAGACAAACGACTGAACACTGGCCAGAAATGCCACCGTTTACAACCCTTGACCAAGACAATGAACTGAGAAAGCCAATCTTCTGTGGTTTATCAATCTCCTCTCCATCCACTCCTGATCCACAGAAGTACCATACACTTACAGAGTTACTGAAGGCTTACATCCGGCATGTCAATGGGGCGGCCACAGATATCCCTACAGCAGAAGACTACAAAGAGGCAGAACTTGCAGTCCTTCGTCAAAGCCAAAGTGACTCGTTTCCAGAGGAACTGTCCTACCTCAGAGAAGGTAAAGCCTTGCCAAAAACTAGTCGCTTGCTGTGCTTAGCCCCTGAATTCGATAAGGACACTAACCTCATACGTGTTGGTGGTCGCTTCCGTCAGATCAGCCAGCTAGAGGAGGATACTATACATCCTATAGTCCTTGACTCGTGTCATCCAATCACCAAATTAATAATCAAAGACCATGATGATCGGTTACATCACCCAGGACCAGATAGGGTGTTTGCTGAACTCCGGCGGAGATACTGGGTCATACGGGGACGAGCTGCGGTCAGAAACCACCAACGACAATGTTCTGAGTGTCAGAGATGGCGCGGACAACCACATCCACCCAGAATGGCAGACCTCCCACCCGCCAGATTGAGAATCCATCAACCTGTCTTCTACTCAACAGGTGTGGATTGCTTTGGACCTTACACCATAAAGGTGGGACGCAGGAATGAAAAAAGATGGGGAATCATCTTCAAATGCATGACTTCCCGGGCAGTTCATATCGACATACTCACCAGCATGGACACCGATTCCTTCTTAATGGCTTTACGACGATTCATCTCCAGACGTGGTAAACCCTTTGAGCTTTTGGCAGACCAAGGTACCAACTTTAAAGGAGGAGAAAGGGAGTTGAAAGAGTCATTCATCGCCCTTTACCCTGAGCTCCAAGCCCAACTCGCCAGCCACCAGATCAAAGTCATCTTCAATCCACCCAGTGCACCTCATTTTGGTGGATGCTGGGAGAGAGAAATTCGTTCTTTGAAGGCTGCACTGCATGTCACCATTGGCAGCCAGACAGTTACAGAAGAAGTGCTAAGAACAGTCTTCATAGAAATAGAAGGAATTCTCAACTCCAAACCCATCGGCTACACCTCTTCGGACATTGCAGATCCAGATCCAGTGACTCCCAACATCTTGTTGATGGGGCGGCGAGATGCCTCATTACCACAAGTGGTATATCAAGATTCTGAACTCCTGAGCCGTAAGAGATGGAGACACAGCCAGCTCTTGGCTGACCATTTTTGGAGACACTTTATTCGGCACTACCTACCCAACCTCCAGATCAGACAGAAGTGGAAGACTGAAGAAACTGACCTGCAGGTCGGTGACATAGTCATGATCGTGGACCAGCAACTGCCACGTGCTCTTTGGCCTGTAGGGAGAATTGTTCAGGTCTTTCCTGGGGTGGACAAAAGAGTCAGATCTGTGGAAATACAGGTTAAAGACAAAACTTACACCCGACCTGTAGCCAAGATTATTACCCTGCCCCCTCTTCCAGACTAG